The DNA region AACCAATTAAGATGAGTTATACAGAACTTATGAAAGAATATATTGAAAATAATGAATAAAAAATTTTAATAAATGGTTTGAAAATGTAACTTCATTAAACCAATATTAAAACAACAAAGGTATAATATATCAACTGATATAAAAAAGTGGGTGATGTGTATGAAAAAGTTAGTTTATACTTTGAGTATAATATTCTTATTGGTTGGGTTGATACCTTTTATAACAAATTCATTTATACTTTCTAATATTTCTAATGATCAAATACAGCAAAATACGATATCTAATCTTGAAGCTATAAAAACTATAAAGAAAAATCAAATAGAAACATATTTTGAAGAAAGAGAAGGAGATTTGAAAGTATTTTCAGAGAATGATTTTGTTATTAATGCCCTTTTAGAGTTTAAAGAAAATTTTAAAAATTATGGTATAGATTCGCAAGAGTGGAAAGACTCAGAAAAGAAATTTGGAGAATATTTTAGTAAATATCTTGAAGAATATAATTATTATGATATCTTTTTGATATCTGAAAATGGAGATATAGTTTATACAGTAACAAAAGAAACTGATTTCGGTAAAAATGTTGAAGATTATATTATAAAAAATACTGGATTAAACAAAGTTTTTTATGGTTCTTTTAATGGCTTTTCAATTATTGATTTTGAATGGTATGATATTTCAAATGAACCAGCTATGTTTATTGCTGTCCCTATTAAAATCGATGGTAATTTTGAAGGGTCTGTGGTATTTCAAATAAGTTTAAAAGCTATAAACCATATTATGCAAGAAAGAACGGGAATGGGTGAAACAGGTGAGACTTATTTAGTTGGTTCTGATAATCTTTTAAGATCTGATTCATATTTAAAACCAGATACTTATAATGTTAAAAATTCATTTGAAAACCCAGATAAGATAAATATTAAAACAGATGCTTCTAAAAATGCATTGAATGGACAAAATGAAACAAAAATTATAATGGATTATCTCGGAAATGAAGTTTTATCTTCTTATTCGTCTGTTAATGTATTAGGACTTAATTGGGCCATAATAGCTGAAATTGATACTCAAGAAGCTTTTAAATCTATAAATACTATAAATTTTATTACATATACAATTCTTGGATTAGGGTTTGTGATTATATTGATAGTAGCAATATTTATATCTAAAAGTATAACAAAACCTATTGAATATGTTGCTGATGCTATGCTTAAAAGAGATTTAACACATAAAATTCCTGAAAAATTTGAAAAAAGAAAAGATGAAATCGGAGTATTAGCAAAAGAATTTAATTCTTTAACTTATAATTTAAAAAGTGTATTTTCATCATTAGAAGAATCATCTACACAAGTTAATGATGCAGCTGGAAATCTTGCAGCTACTGCTGAAGAATCAAGTGCTACGAGTGAAGAATTGAGTGCACAGATCAATACTATTTCAGATAATGTAAAAAATGTTTTACAAAATGTCGAAGATGTCAATGAAAAAGTTAATTTAATATCTGAAAGTGCTGGATTAATTTCTGGTTCAACTATGGAACTTACAAATACATCTACTATAGTTTATGATGCAACAGAAAGTGGATACAAATCGATTGAAAAAATAAAAGAAAAAGTAATAGAGACAAAGAATATTTCAGATAAAAATCTTGAAGAAGTTAAAAATTTAAATGAAAAAACTAATAATATTAAAGATATACTTACTACAATAAATTCAATAACTGAGCAAACTAATTTATTATCTTTAAATGCATCGATAGAAGCAGCAAGAGCAGGAGAAGCAGGAAGAGGATTTGCAGTAGTTGCCGATGAAATAAGAAAATTAGCGGAAGAATCTAAAAAATCTACAGATAAGATAGAAAAAATACTGGATGAAATAAAGAAAAATTCTGGAAGAGTTAATGATCAAACTGTTAAATCTGCCGTTGGAATAAAGGAAATTACAAATGAAATAGAAGTTGTATCTCAAGAGATAATAGATATAAAAGAAAAAATACAGATGATAAGTGCTGGAATAGCGAATTTAAATTCAAGTTCTACAGAGCAAACTCATTCTACCGATTCTATAAAAACATCTATGTCAGATATATTGAATATGATGGAAGATATTACACAACAAGTTGAAAATGGTGATGATGCTGTTAGAAATCAAGCTGAAGGAGCACAAATGATAAGTGCAAGTTCAGAGGAACTTTCAGCTCTTGCAGAAAACTTAAAAACTGAAGTAAAAAGTTTTAAATTTTAATTGATATGGTATAATATATTTGAATTAAATAATGGGGCCATTCGCTATTTAAATAGCGAATGGCTTTTTTTAATTTGGAGGGGTATTTTGTCAAAAAAAATTTCTGTAATAGGAGTAATATCTTCATTATCATTTTTGATGATGTTTTTAGAGTTTAATATACCTATTTTTCCGAATTTTTTAAAGTTTGATTTTAGTGATTTACCAGTTTTATTTTTGAGTATAAACATGCCTCTATATGGCTTATTTTCTATATTTATAAGGAATATAATACATGTTTTTTTTAGTTCTAATTTTGGTGTAGGAGAATTTTTGAATTTTTTGATTTCTGGTTTTTTTATAACATTTAGTGGATATTTATTCAAAAAATATAAAACAAATTTTATTTTTATATTTTCCATATTATTATCTTCTTTTTTTGCTATTATTATTAATTATTATATTATGCTTCCAATGTATGATTTGATTTTAAATATAAGTAAAAATGATTTATTATATTATGCCAAAATGTTTAATCCAAATATAGATAATTTATTCAATTATTTTTTGATGTTTATATTTCCTTTTAATTTAATAAAATTTACTTTTGTTTCTTTAATATTTATATTATCAAAAAATAAATTAGGGAGAGTGGTTTTATGAATTTTTCGTTATATAAGAAGATTTTTGATAAGGTTGAAGGTGAAATAAATGAGATGTATAATGCTAAAGAAAGTGCTTTAAGAGCTTTGAGTTTGAAATATGAAACAGATATACCTTCATTAGAAAGAATGTGTTATATAATGGAAGAAGTATTGATGAAAAATAAGTCTGATGCTGTTGTTTATGCGGGATTTCAAAAGAGATCAAGAGCTAAAGCTATTTGGGAAAGATATTTAAAAATAGCAGATAATGTAAAAAAAATCTATCTTTTTGGAGAGCCTGATTTAGAATTAAAAAATCATTCTAATATAGAATTTATAAATATATCTAAAGATGATGAACTTTATAAAGAATGGTTTCTCGTAATAGATAAAAAAATGGGAAAATCTATGATGGTTGCGTATGATTTAGATGGTTTTGGGAAATATTCTGATGAGAAAATGAGAAAATTTAAAGGAGCAAAAACAACAGATCCAAAAGTTGTATCTTTGGCATCAGAATATTTAAATGATTTTTTGAATAAATAAGAAGATCCCTACAAAGAGTATATATCTTTGTAGGGATTATTTTAATATTTAAAAAATTTTTGGAATCCAACTAAAGTTTTTAAAAGTAAAAATAAAATAATTGCAAAAAAAGCTATTGAGATAATTACAAATCCTTTGAATATCATAAACATAATACTAAATACTACAAGAGTTATACCTATAGTAAACATATTTCCACCTAAATAATTTACTAATCCTTCGGCATCTACCATGGCATTTGGATCGAATTTATTTATAAATTTGTCTCTTAAAGTATATTTCATCATGTATCCATACAATGCTATGATTAAACCAACTATCATTATAACGAAATAAACTATCATATTTTTCCTCCTTATGATTATATATTTTTGAAATCATTCTGTTATAATTATAATACAAACTTTACTAAAGGGGGAAAATAAATTGAAATTTAAAGATTTTAAGTACGAAAGACCAGATATAGATAGTATAAAAGAATATTCTGTAGATTTATTTGAAAAACTAAAAAAAGCTAAGAGTTTTGAAGAATTTGATGATTATTATAGAAATTTTATAAAAAAAGAAAAAAATTTATTAACTATGGAAAGTATTGCAAGTATAAGATATACTATAGATACTGAAGATGAATTTTATAATTCAGAAAAAGATTATTTTGATGAAAATTCTCCTAAAATTCAACAAATAGAGAATGAACTCCAAAAAATAATTTTAAATTCAAATTTTAAAGAAGAATTTAAAGAAAAATATGGAGAACATGTTTTAAATCTTGCAGAAGTTGGTTTGAAAACTTTTAATGAAGATATAATCGAAGAATTAAAAGAAGAAAATAAATTAAACAGTAAATATGTTAAACTTCTTGGATCAGTTAAAGTTAATTTTGAAGGTCAAGAAAGAAATTTATCTCAAATGAGACCTTTCATGCTCGTACCAGATAGAAGTAAAAGAAAAGAAGCCATGAAAACTATTTTTGGATGGTTTGATGAACATCAAAATGAATTTGATGATATATATGATCAACTTGTAAAAGTTAGAGATAAAATGGCTAAAAAACTTGGTTATGATAATTTCATTGAACTTGCTTATTATAGATTATCCAGAACAGATTATAATGCCGAAGATGTTGCAAATTATAGAAAACAAGTTGAAGAATTTGTTGTTCCAGTTGCAAGTGAATTAAGAAAAAGACAAAAAGAAAGAATAAATTTAGATAAATTATATTATTATGATGAAGACTATAGTTTTGAAGGTGGGAATCCAAAACCAGAAGGTAGTACCGAAGAAAAAGTAAATAAAGCTCAAAAGATGTATAAGGAACTTTCAAAAGAGACAGAAGAATTTTTTAATTTCATGGTAGAAAATGAATTAATGGATCTTGATTCAAAAAAAGGTAAAACTCCTGGTGGATACTGTACCTTTATATTTGACTATGATTCACCATTCATATTTTCTAATTTTAATGGAACTTCAGGAGATGTCGATGTATTAACTCATGAAGCTGGACATGCTTTTCAATCTTATCAATCAAGACATATAGAATTACCAGAACTTCTTTTTCCTACACTTGAATCAGCAGAAATACATTCTATGAGTATGGAATTTATAACTTATCCATGGTGGGATCTTTTTTATGGTGAACAAACAGAAAAAGCTAAATTTATGCATCTTTCAGAAGCTTTGTTGTTTATTCCATATGGAGTATCTGTTGATGAATTTCAGCATTGGGTTTATGAAAATCCAGAGGCAACTCCAGAAAGTAGAAGGAAAAAATGGTCAGAAATAGAAAAAAAATATTTGCCTGAAAGAGATTATGATGGGGTTGATTATCTTGTAAATGGAGGATTTTGGCAAAAACAGTCACATATTTATGAATCTCCATTTTATTATATAGATTATACATTGGCACAGATATGTGCATTTCAATTTTTTAAAAAATTTAATGAAGACAGAAAAATAGCTTGGGAAGATTATTTGAGGTTATGTAAAGCTGGAGGTTCAAAACCTTTTACAGGTCTTATCAATATTGCGAATTTAAAAAATCCTTTTAAAGATGGTTCTTTAAAAGAAACTATAGATTTTGTAGAAAGTTATTTAAATAAAATAAATGATAAAACTTTATAAAAAAGCCGGATTTAAATCCGGCTTTTATATTTTAAAATTTAGATAATCTTCTTTAAATATAGTTCTTCTACTATGACAATAAGGTGCTTTACCCGTTTTTTCATAATATTTTTGATGATAATCTTCTGCGCTATAAAAATTTTTAACTTTTTCTATTTGTGTAGACACTTCTAAATTTCTATCTTTTAGTTCCTTAACTATTTTTTCAGCGGTCTTTTTTTGTTCTTCATTTACAAAAAATATAAAACTTTTATATTGATCACCAATATCAGGTCCTTGACCATCTTTTTGTGAAAAGTCATGTATTTCGAAAAAATATTTTAAAAGTTTTTCATAGCTTATTATATTTGGATTATAAACTATTTGAACAGTTTCAACATGGCCTGTTTTATTAGAACATACCTGTTCATAAGAAGGATTTTTTAAAAAACCACCACTATAACCAGAGATGGCATCTATTACTCCAGATAATTTTGAAAACATATATTCTACACCCCAAAAACAACCAGCTGCAAAGTATGCTGTCATTTTTTCTAAAGAAGATGTTTGAGGTATAAAGTCCATAGAAATAGAGTTTACACAATGGCGTATATTTTTTTCTGTAAAATTTTCTCCTTCAAAAACATGTCCTAAATGTCCTCCACAGTGTGAACATAATATTTCTGTTCTGATTCCATCAGCATCGGTATTTTTTCTTATAGAGCCGGGAATTTCATCATCAAAACTTGGCCAGCCACAATTAGATTTGAATTTTGAATTAGATCTGTATAAAGGAATACCACATTGTTTACATATATAAGTTCCTTCTTCAAAAAAATCGTCATATTTTCCAGTATAAGGTCTTTCTGTATGTTTATTTATTATTACTTTGAACTCTTCTGGAGTTAATTTTTTATATTTATCACACATTTTATTCCCCCCTTTTCTTATCCCATTAATTATATCAAAAAAAAATAAATACAAATAATGAAAAAAATTTCATATATAAGAAATTTTTTTCATTATTTGACTATATATAAACTTATTTAGCTATAAAAAAGTTTTAAAGTATCAAAAAAAAAGAGTAAAATTAATTTGTTGTATTTACTGAATTGGGGGGATTAAAATGGAGCTTTTAAAAGAAATCAATGATTGCATTTTGGGTTATCAAAAAGATGTTCATAATCCAGACATATCTGTAATTGATATTATAAAAAAATATTTTTACATAGAAATAAATGATTATGAACTCAAAGATTTTATAAAATGGTTTTCTTCAGATAGGTTTAGAGGAAATCCAAAAATAAAAAATGTTAATATATCAAATATAAAAATAAAAGAAAAAGGTTTATTCAGCCCAAACTTTATAGATTTGGAAGCAGAAGCTTATTTAAGTTATGAGTTGTTTAAAGAAAGTTGTGGCTGGATTAAAGTTAAAGGAAAAACGAATATTATAAAAATTAAAAATAAATGGTATTATTCGAGTATATATAAAAATAAATGTGAAAGTATTTCTTATCCTGTAAATTATGGTTTTTTTGGGAGAGAATTTGATTAATAAAAAGCAATCTTTAAAGATTGCTTTTTATTTTATTAATTTTTTTGTATAATTTAGTATAAGTTATTTTTTGGAGGAGTTTGAATGAATGAAAAAATAATACCTGATTTGAAAAAATTTAATACTTCTATATTAAAGCAAAGAAATATCAGATTTAAAAATCTTCTTTATTTAGGAATTTTTTCAAGTTTTATACAAATAATTATTTACTTTTTATATGAAAGTACTATCAAAATTTTGTATGCAAATTTGATATTCTTATTTTTAAATTTATTTTTGATATTATTCATAAAAAATAAAAAAAATTTTAAAATAATAAATTGGTATACATTATGCTATTTTATATGGGCAGTTTTTCCAATAATGAATTTAAATCATAATTTTTATCTTGCAAATTATATTATAAGTGTATTATATATATCTTCTTATATGCTGCTAAGTGGATCTTTGATAATATCTTCAAATATCTTAAATTTCCTTTTGTTTTTATTTTTTAATAATTATAATATAAATTTTAATCGGGAAAGAAATGAAATATTGATAATCATCTTTATAGTCGGAATTATTTCTTTTATTTTAAACAGTCTTTTTAAAAATTATTTTAAAGATTTTTTTATAAATAATTATAAATTAAAAGAGAATAAAGAAAAACTCGAAAATTATAGAAATACTCTTGAAAATGTCGTAAAAAATAAAACTAAAGAAATTGAGTCAACTAATAAAACTCTTAATGAATACTCAGAAAAAATTTCCAATACAAATCTTGAACTTGAAAAATCATATATAGAATTATATAAGATGAATAAACAGCTTGAAAGTATAAATAAAATAACTTCTAAACTTGGAGATATGAATATTTTAAATGATGAATCTCTATATTTAAAAGAAATAATAAAAGCTATGATAGGAGTTTTTCCAGAAATAGAGTCTGCAATAGCTATAAAAATTAATGATGAAGAAATCAATTTTATTGAAAGTGGAAATTTTAATATTGACAAGATAAAAAATAAAAAAATGAAAATAAAAAATAAAATGTTTATAAAAATACTTGAAGATATAGCTATTTTTGGATATTTTTATAGAATTATAATAGAGGATATTTTTGATAAAAATGATAAAAAAGATGTATATAAATTATTCGAAAATATTGAAAAAACTATGGTATTAAAATTTCATATAAATGAAGAAAATATAACTTTGATAGTATTAAATATAAAAAACAACATTCCAGATATATTTAATGAAGAATATATGAAAGTATTAAAATCTTTTTATAATATAATAAAAATGTTTTATTATATTATAGATAATAATGAAATGCGAAAAAAATATGAAGAAAATCTTAGAAAATCAAAATTAAAAGCTGAACTTGCCAATCAAACAAAATCTTTATTTGTTGCGAATATGAATCATGAGATAAGAACACCAGTAAATACAATATTTATAGTCAATGATCTTTTAAGAAAGATGAATATTAATGATGAAATAGAAAGACTTGTCAATATGTCTAGAAATGCATCTAAAAATCTTTTAAATATAATAGATAAAATGCTTGATTTTTCAAAAATAGAACAAGGTACTATAAAGCTTATAGAAAAGCCATTTTTATTAAAAGAAATAATAGAAAATATAATAAAAGAATATAAAATAAAACAAAATAGATATGTAAAATTTATTCCAGATGTTAAAATTGAAGATTTTGATATAAAGGTTATAGGTGATTACACAAAATTAAGCCAAATCATTCAAAATATTTTAAATAATGCTTTTAAATTTACAGAAGAAGGATTTGTAAAGTTGAGTATAAAACTCGATAGATTTAATACATTGAAGAACTTTCAAAGAATAATTTTTATAATCGAAGATACTGGAATTGGTATAGATGAAAATGAACAAAGTAAAGTTTTTGAACCTTTTTATCAAGGTAAAAGAAAATCACATAATGAAAGCGGTGGAACAGGTTTAGGATTAGCCATTTCAAAAGAAATAATAAATCTTATGGGAGGAGAAATTATATATATTTCAAAAGAAGATAGGGGAAGTATATTTAAATTTTCTGTATTATTAAAAAATAATGTGAATGAAGAAATACTTAAAAGTCCAAAAAATAAGGAAAATGTAGAAGGAATTAAAGTTTTATTAGCTGAAGATAATTCTGTGAACAGAGAGATTCAAAAAATGCAACTTGAAAGTCTTGGATTTAAGGTAGATACAGTTAAAAATGGGGTAGAAGTTTTAGATAGAATAAAAAAACATAATTTTGATATAATATTAATGGATATTTCTATGCCTGAATTAGATGGATATGAGACTACTGTTAAAATAAGAGAAATCGAAAAAGGTACAGATAAACATCTACCAATAATAGCATTAACAGCTTTTTCTAATAGCAATAATTTTAAAAAGTGTATAGAAATGGGAATGGATGATTATATACCTAAACCTTTAAATGAAGAAGATTTAATAGAAAAAGTTGGAATAAATGTCAAGAAAAAGAAAAGAGATATTAATAATCAGAAAATAAAAAAAATGTTTATAAAAGATCTTGAAGAAAAAATTGAAATTTTAAAAACTTTAGATCCAAAAAAAGATTATTTAAAAATTGCAGATATTGCACATCAAATAAAAAATCCTTTTAAATATTTAAAATTTAATCAAGCAAGTGATACATGTAAAAAACTTGAAGATCTTGCAAGAAACAAAGAACTTAATGATTTAAGTCCTTTTTTAAAAAAGATAGAAGATTATAAAGAGAAATTATGATTTGAGGGGGAATAAAATTGAGTAATGAATTGGAAAAACTTTTTTTTGAACTTTCTTCTGAATTAGTGCCCAATGTTATAAAAGGAATGATAGCCTTAAAAAATGAAGATGAATATGTTGAAATAAAAAGCTATGATGGTATAAAAAATTCTATAAATTATGAATTATCTGGAATTTCTTTTGAAATAAGTACTTTAGAAAAAAACTTTGAAGAATATGATGATTTTTATATAAAAGAAATAGATGTTGAAAAGTTTAAATATCAATATTGGTGGGCGTTTCATGACATAAAAGCTGAAAAAGTTTATATATACATAAAAAAAATATATAAACCTCTTATAAATGAAAGAGAAGAAATGGCTATAATGGTTTATTTGTTTTTTGAAGATATATCAGATATTATGAATCAAAGTATAGAGAGAGTTTTCATAGAACTTACAGACTATATATATCAATATCATAAAACATTCACAAAAAAAGATTTGATAGAAAAATTTCTAAATAATTTTATAAGACTTACAAAAATTTCAGATTCTGATATATATAATCATTCATTGAGGGTTGCAGATATTGCCACCATAATTTCTAAAGCTATGCCATTAAACCAAGAACAAACAAATTTAATAAGAAATGCTGCCATAATTCATGATATTGGAAAATTATGGCAAAAAACAGGAATGCTTGAAAATAATATAGAAAAAACGGAAAATGAAACCAATAAAATGTATCTTGAGAAATTAGAAGAAATATTTTTAGGAAATAATTTTATGAATAATATAGTGAAAATTGCAAAATTAATATATGAAAGAGAAAATGGAACCGGACCATATGGACTAAGAGGACCTGAAATACCTATAGAGGCTAAAATTCTTTCTGTTTCTAATGCATTTGATTCTACAATGTCAAAGATTGATAAACCAAACCCTTTACAGTATTCTTTAAGCAATTTAAAATATATGGTAGAAAGTAATTTATTATCAGAAAGAGTTGTTGAAGTTGCGACTAAAATATTACCTACATTTTATGGTGGAATAAGAAATCTTGATATATTTTCTTCAATGGGTTATGGAAGAGAAGTATATATTCAAGATAAGTATGAAAAAGAAAAACTTCATAAAGCTCTTATAAATAGTTCTATGGGTAATATATTAAATATTAAATTTGTTGAAAAAGATTTAGATTTAAAGACTGGAACTGAGATTGAATTCGTTTTAGACATTGGTGGAATAGTAGAGGATTATAATGCAAAAATAATATCTAAATCTAAAGAAAATTATACAATTTTGATAGAAAGTAAATCTTCAAAAAATTCAAAGCTTGTTAGAATAGTTTGGTATAAAAATGTAAATATATTTAAAATAGATTCAAAGGTTGATCTAAAAAATCTAAAAATAAATCCAGAAAAATCATATACAGGTGTTATGAGGGTAATCGGAGGAAGCTCTTTGAATTTTTCTTCTGAAAATGAATTTAGGGCTGGACAAATTTTACTTTTGAACTTTGAGTATAAAGGTGAAAATGTAAATATTATAGGAATAATAAAAAGTATAACCTATGAAAAAAGTTTTAATAATTATTTTCTAGAATATTTAGATATGGGTGAAAAACATACAAGTGCCATATATAGGGCAATATTTAAAAGACAAATAGATTTAAGAATGAAAAATAACAGTATTGGAGGGGAAGAAATATGAAAATAAAACCTTTAATTGTAGTAGAAGATTATGATATTGATTATGAAATAATAAAAGAAACGATAGAAGAATCTGGAATAAATAATCCTCTAATAAGATTTAAAAATGGTTTAGAAATAATGAATTATTTAAAAGATGAAAATTTTGAAAAACCTGTAGCAATATTATTAGACCTATATATGCCAGAAATGGATGGATTTGAATTTTTAAAAAGTGCAAAAGAAGAAAAACTTTTAAAAAATATAAAAATTATAGTTCTTACAGCTAAAAATACTGATAAAACAAGAATAGAAAGTTATAAACTTGGAGTTAATGGATATCTTGAAAAACCTTTTGATGTTTTTGATTTTTTACAAATAATCAGAAGTAACAATTATAACTGATATTTATAATAATAAAATTTTTGAAGGAGGGTTTTATATGATATACTTTGAACTTAATAATGGAATTAAAATACCATCTATTGGGTATGGAACTTATAAAGCTGAAGGAAATAAAGTTTTTCAAGGAGTTTTATGGGCTTTAGAAACAGGATATAGAAGTATAGATACTGCATCCTTCTATGGAAATGAAACTGAAATTGGAGATGCAATCATAAAGTCTGGAATATCCAGAAAAGAAATATTTTTAACTTCTAAAGTTTGGAATACACAACAAGGATATGAAAATACCTTAAAAGCTTTTGAAGAGAGTCTTTCAAAATTACAGACTGATTATTTAGATTTATATCTTGTACATTGGCCTGTAAAAGGAAAATTTATAGATACTTGGAAAGCACTTGAAAAATTATATAAAGAAAAAAAGGTTAGAGCTATAGGTGTTTGTAATTTTATGCAACATCATTTAGAAGAATTATTGATTAATTCTGAGATAAAACCAGTTATAAATCAAGTAGAATTTCATCCATATTTAAATCAAGAAGATCTATTGAATTACTGTAAAGAAAATGATATTATTCTTGAAGCATGGAGACCTATAATGAA from Oceanotoga teriensis includes:
- a CDS encoding M3 family oligoendopeptidase, which produces MKFKDFKYERPDIDSIKEYSVDLFEKLKKAKSFEEFDDYYRNFIKKEKNLLTMESIASIRYTIDTEDEFYNSEKDYFDENSPKIQQIENELQKIILNSNFKEEFKEKYGEHVLNLAEVGLKTFNEDIIEELKEENKLNSKYVKLLGSVKVNFEGQERNLSQMRPFMLVPDRSKRKEAMKTIFGWFDEHQNEFDDIYDQLVKVRDKMAKKLGYDNFIELAYYRLSRTDYNAEDVANYRKQVEEFVVPVASELRKRQKERINLDKLYYYDEDYSFEGGNPKPEGSTEEKVNKAQKMYKELSKETEEFFNFMVENELMDLDSKKGKTPGGYCTFIFDYDSPFIFSNFNGTSGDVDVLTHEAGHAFQSYQSRHIELPELLFPTLESAEIHSMSMEFITYPWWDLFYGEQTEKAKFMHLSEALLFIPYGVSVDEFQHWVYENPEATPESRRKKWSEIEKKYLPERDYDGVDYLVNGGFWQKQSHIYESPFYYIDYTLAQICAFQFFKKFNEDRKIAWEDYLRLCKAGGSKPFTGLINIANLKNPFKDGSLKETIDFVESYLNKINDKTL
- a CDS encoding ECF transporter S component, producing MSKKISVIGVISSLSFLMMFLEFNIPIFPNFLKFDFSDLPVLFLSINMPLYGLFSIFIRNIIHVFFSSNFGVGEFLNFLISGFFITFSGYLFKKYKTNFIFIFSILLSSFFAIIINYYIMLPMYDLILNISKNDLLYYAKMFNPNIDNLFNYFLMFIFPFNLIKFTFVSLIFILSKNKLGRVVL
- a CDS encoding DICT sensory domain-containing protein translates to MNFSLYKKIFDKVEGEINEMYNAKESALRALSLKYETDIPSLERMCYIMEEVLMKNKSDAVVYAGFQKRSRAKAIWERYLKIADNVKKIYLFGEPDLELKNHSNIEFINISKDDELYKEWFLVIDKKMGKSMMVAYDLDGFGKYSDEKMRKFKGAKTTDPKVVSLASEYLNDFLNK
- a CDS encoding bifunctional methionine sulfoxide reductase B/A protein, which codes for MCDKYKKLTPEEFKVIINKHTERPYTGKYDDFFEEGTYICKQCGIPLYRSNSKFKSNCGWPSFDDEIPGSIRKNTDADGIRTEILCSHCGGHLGHVFEGENFTEKNIRHCVNSISMDFIPQTSSLEKMTAYFAAGCFWGVEYMFSKLSGVIDAISGYSGGFLKNPSYEQVCSNKTGHVETVQIVYNPNIISYEKLLKYFFEIHDFSQKDGQGPDIGDQYKSFIFFVNEEQKKTAEKIVKELKDRNLEVSTQIEKVKNFYSAEDYHQKYYEKTGKAPYCHSRRTIFKEDYLNFKI
- a CDS encoding methyl-accepting chemotaxis protein; its protein translation is MKKLVYTLSIIFLLVGLIPFITNSFILSNISNDQIQQNTISNLEAIKTIKKNQIETYFEEREGDLKVFSENDFVINALLEFKENFKNYGIDSQEWKDSEKKFGEYFSKYLEEYNYYDIFLISENGDIVYTVTKETDFGKNVEDYIIKNTGLNKVFYGSFNGFSIIDFEWYDISNEPAMFIAVPIKIDGNFEGSVVFQISLKAINHIMQERTGMGETGETYLVGSDNLLRSDSYLKPDTYNVKNSFENPDKINIKTDASKNALNGQNETKIIMDYLGNEVLSSYSSVNVLGLNWAIIAEIDTQEAFKSINTINFITYTILGLGFVIILIVAIFISKSITKPIEYVADAMLKRDLTHKIPEKFEKRKDEIGVLAKEFNSLTYNLKSVFSSLEESSTQVNDAAGNLAATAEESSATSEELSAQINTISDNVKNVLQNVEDVNEKVNLISESAGLISGSTMELTNTSTIVYDATESGYKSIEKIKEKVIETKNISDKNLEEVKNLNEKTNNIKDILTTINSITEQTNLLSLNASIEAARAGEAGRGFAVVADEIRKLAEESKKSTDKIEKILDEIKKNSGRVNDQTVKSAVGIKEITNEIEVVSQEIIDIKEKIQMISAGIANLNSSSTEQTHSTDSIKTSMSDILNMMEDITQQVENGDDAVRNQAEGAQMISASSEELSALAENLKTEVKSFKF
- a CDS encoding sensor histidine kinase; translation: MNEKIIPDLKKFNTSILKQRNIRFKNLLYLGIFSSFIQIIIYFLYESTIKILYANLIFLFLNLFLILFIKNKKNFKIINWYTLCYFIWAVFPIMNLNHNFYLANYIISVLYISSYMLLSGSLIISSNILNFLLFLFFNNYNINFNRERNEILIIIFIVGIISFILNSLFKNYFKDFFINNYKLKENKEKLENYRNTLENVVKNKTKEIESTNKTLNEYSEKISNTNLELEKSYIELYKMNKQLESINKITSKLGDMNILNDESLYLKEIIKAMIGVFPEIESAIAIKINDEEINFIESGNFNIDKIKNKKMKIKNKMFIKILEDIAIFGYFYRIIIEDIFDKNDKKDVYKLFENIEKTMVLKFHINEENITLIVLNIKNNIPDIFNEEYMKVLKSFYNIIKMFYYIIDNNEMRKKYEENLRKSKLKAELANQTKSLFVANMNHEIRTPVNTIFIVNDLLRKMNINDEIERLVNMSRNASKNLLNIIDKMLDFSKIEQGTIKLIEKPFLLKEIIENIIKEYKIKQNRYVKFIPDVKIEDFDIKVIGDYTKLSQIIQNILNNAFKFTEEGFVKLSIKLDRFNTLKNFQRIIFIIEDTGIGIDENEQSKVFEPFYQGKRKSHNESGGTGLGLAISKEIINLMGGEIIYISKEDRGSIFKFSVLLKNNVNEEILKSPKNKENVEGIKVLLAEDNSVNREIQKMQLESLGFKVDTVKNGVEVLDRIKKHNFDIILMDISMPELDGYETTVKIREIEKGTDKHLPIIALTAFSNSNNFKKCIEMGMDDYIPKPLNEEDLIEKVGINVKKKKRDINNQKIKKMFIKDLEEKIEILKTLDPKKDYLKIADIAHQIKNPFKYLKFNQASDTCKKLEDLARNKELNDLSPFLKKIEDYKEKL